In the Gossypium raimondii isolate GPD5lz chromosome 9, ASM2569854v1, whole genome shotgun sequence genome, one interval contains:
- the LOC105799876 gene encoding type I inositol polyphosphate 5-phosphatase 8 isoform X2, producing MRTDMRKNSKSSWPKVIARKWLNIPSGADEFQSDYAVNGETGDRRKSCCDQDYHSIVPENFSGWLTETAGGIKPSKSMPEPPPVTDSLNLRMFVGTWNVGGKSPHEGLNIRDWLSSPAPADIYVLGFQEIVPLNAGNVLGAEDNGPAAKWLSLIREALNSDQSDKELARCYSDATEESSPSSLQLEQQASLKPRTSFTDLLSMEDELGEEDFERLLNLNSNSSEEGSPSPTYMSGSPARQHFCLAASKQMVGLFLCVWVRTDLYKHISNLKVSCVGCGIMGYLGNKGSVSISMTLHQKTFCFVCTHLTSGEKEGDEIRRNSDVAEILKRTKFSRSFRDLRQPFHPENILDHNKVIWLGDLNYRLAPGCVDTHELLKKKNWQALLEKDQLRIERRAGRVFSGWEEGRICFAPTYKYLADSDDYVVQTSNSKEKRRIPAWCDRILWKGEGLKQVWYSRGECRFSDHRPVYSLFSVHINLANKLIPTAISCPPRFSSKSALSSACGAKVQAEELLVIPGHKAA from the exons ATGAGAACAGATATGAGAAAAAACTCCAAG TCTTCGTGGCCTAAAGTAATCGCTCGAAAATGGCTGAATATACCGAGTGGAGCTGACGAGTTTCAGTCCGATTACGCCGTAAACG GCGAAACTGGTGACAGAAGAAAGAGTTGCTGTGACCAGGATTATCACTCGATCGTACCGGAAAATTTCTCAG GCTGGCTGACGGAAACTGCCGGAGGGATTAAACCGTCGAAAAGTATGCCGGAGCCACCACCTGTTACCGATTCACTCAACCTCAG GATGTTCGTAGGGACATGGAATGTGGGAGGAAAGTCGCCTCACGAGGGTTTGAACATAAGAGATTGGCTAAGCTCGCCAGCCCCTGCTGATATCTACGTTCTTGG GTTCCAGGAAATTGTTCCTCTAAATGCTGGCAATGTGCTTGGAGCTGAGGACAACGGACCAGCTGCCAAATGGCTTTCCCTTATTCGTGAAGCTTTGAATTCCGACCAAAGTGACAAAGAACTTGCTCGATGTTATAGCGATGCCACTGAAGAAAGCAGTCCATCCTCACTGCAGCTTGAGCAGCAAGCCAGCCTGAAGCCTAGGACCAGCTTTACTGATTTACTCTCAATGGAAGATGAACTTGGCGAAGAGGATTTCGAAAGATTGCTAAACTTAAATTCAAATTCGAGCGAGGAAGGCTCTCCTAGTCCCACCTACATGTCCGGCAGTCCAGCCCGGCAACACTTCTGCTTAGCTGCTAGCAAGCAAATGGTTGGGCTTTTCTTGTGTGTGTGGGTTCGAACCGATCTTTACAAGCATATTAGCAATCTGAAAGTCTCATGTGTTGGCTGTGGTATCATGGGGTATCTTGGAAACAAG GGTTCAGTATCCATTAGCATGACATTGCACCAAAAAACGTTCTGCTTTGTTTGTACGCACTTGACGTCCGGGGAGAAAGAAGGGGATGAGATCCGAAGAAATTCCGATGTAGCAGAAATATTAAAGAGGACAAAGTTTTCTCGTTCATTTAGAGATCTCAGGCAGCCATTTCATCCAGAGAACATTTTAGACCATAA TAAGGTTATTTGGTTAGGGGATTTGAACTACCGGCTTGCTCCGGGTTGTGTCGATACGCATGAATTACTGAAGAAGAAGAACTGGCAGGCGCTTCTAGAGAAGGATCAG CTAAGGATCGAACGAAGGGCGGGACGGGTGTTTTCTGGATGGGAAGAAGGCAGGATATGCTTTGCTCCAACTTACAAATATCTCGCCGACTCAGATGATTATGTTGTCCAAACATCTAACTCGAAAGAAAAACGACGAATCCCCGCCTG GTGCGATAGGATCCTATGGAAAGGTGAAGGACTTAAGCAAGTATGGTACTCAAGGGGAGAGTGTAGATTCTCGGATCATAGACCCGTTTATTCCCTCTTTTCAGTCCATATCAATTTAGCCAACAAGTTAATACCCACTGCTATATCATGCCCGCCAAGGTTTTCATCCAAATCTGCCTTGTCCTCAGCTTGTGGGGCAAAGGTCCAAGCTGAGGAACTGTTGGTAATTCCTGGCCACAAAGCTGCATAA
- the LOC105799876 gene encoding type I inositol polyphosphate 5-phosphatase 8 isoform X1, producing the protein MRTDMRKNSKSSWPKVIARKWLNIPSGADEFQSDYAVNGETGDRRKSCCDQDYHSIVPENFSEGWLTETAGGIKPSKSMPEPPPVTDSLNLRMFVGTWNVGGKSPHEGLNIRDWLSSPAPADIYVLGFQEIVPLNAGNVLGAEDNGPAAKWLSLIREALNSDQSDKELARCYSDATEESSPSSLQLEQQASLKPRTSFTDLLSMEDELGEEDFERLLNLNSNSSEEGSPSPTYMSGSPARQHFCLAASKQMVGLFLCVWVRTDLYKHISNLKVSCVGCGIMGYLGNKGSVSISMTLHQKTFCFVCTHLTSGEKEGDEIRRNSDVAEILKRTKFSRSFRDLRQPFHPENILDHNKVIWLGDLNYRLAPGCVDTHELLKKKNWQALLEKDQLRIERRAGRVFSGWEEGRICFAPTYKYLADSDDYVVQTSNSKEKRRIPAWCDRILWKGEGLKQVWYSRGECRFSDHRPVYSLFSVHINLANKLIPTAISCPPRFSSKSALSSACGAKVQAEELLVIPGHKAA; encoded by the exons ATGAGAACAGATATGAGAAAAAACTCCAAG TCTTCGTGGCCTAAAGTAATCGCTCGAAAATGGCTGAATATACCGAGTGGAGCTGACGAGTTTCAGTCCGATTACGCCGTAAACG GCGAAACTGGTGACAGAAGAAAGAGTTGCTGTGACCAGGATTATCACTCGATCGTACCGGAAAATTTCTCAG AAGGCTGGCTGACGGAAACTGCCGGAGGGATTAAACCGTCGAAAAGTATGCCGGAGCCACCACCTGTTACCGATTCACTCAACCTCAG GATGTTCGTAGGGACATGGAATGTGGGAGGAAAGTCGCCTCACGAGGGTTTGAACATAAGAGATTGGCTAAGCTCGCCAGCCCCTGCTGATATCTACGTTCTTGG GTTCCAGGAAATTGTTCCTCTAAATGCTGGCAATGTGCTTGGAGCTGAGGACAACGGACCAGCTGCCAAATGGCTTTCCCTTATTCGTGAAGCTTTGAATTCCGACCAAAGTGACAAAGAACTTGCTCGATGTTATAGCGATGCCACTGAAGAAAGCAGTCCATCCTCACTGCAGCTTGAGCAGCAAGCCAGCCTGAAGCCTAGGACCAGCTTTACTGATTTACTCTCAATGGAAGATGAACTTGGCGAAGAGGATTTCGAAAGATTGCTAAACTTAAATTCAAATTCGAGCGAGGAAGGCTCTCCTAGTCCCACCTACATGTCCGGCAGTCCAGCCCGGCAACACTTCTGCTTAGCTGCTAGCAAGCAAATGGTTGGGCTTTTCTTGTGTGTGTGGGTTCGAACCGATCTTTACAAGCATATTAGCAATCTGAAAGTCTCATGTGTTGGCTGTGGTATCATGGGGTATCTTGGAAACAAG GGTTCAGTATCCATTAGCATGACATTGCACCAAAAAACGTTCTGCTTTGTTTGTACGCACTTGACGTCCGGGGAGAAAGAAGGGGATGAGATCCGAAGAAATTCCGATGTAGCAGAAATATTAAAGAGGACAAAGTTTTCTCGTTCATTTAGAGATCTCAGGCAGCCATTTCATCCAGAGAACATTTTAGACCATAA TAAGGTTATTTGGTTAGGGGATTTGAACTACCGGCTTGCTCCGGGTTGTGTCGATACGCATGAATTACTGAAGAAGAAGAACTGGCAGGCGCTTCTAGAGAAGGATCAG CTAAGGATCGAACGAAGGGCGGGACGGGTGTTTTCTGGATGGGAAGAAGGCAGGATATGCTTTGCTCCAACTTACAAATATCTCGCCGACTCAGATGATTATGTTGTCCAAACATCTAACTCGAAAGAAAAACGACGAATCCCCGCCTG GTGCGATAGGATCCTATGGAAAGGTGAAGGACTTAAGCAAGTATGGTACTCAAGGGGAGAGTGTAGATTCTCGGATCATAGACCCGTTTATTCCCTCTTTTCAGTCCATATCAATTTAGCCAACAAGTTAATACCCACTGCTATATCATGCCCGCCAAGGTTTTCATCCAAATCTGCCTTGTCCTCAGCTTGTGGGGCAAAGGTCCAAGCTGAGGAACTGTTGGTAATTCCTGGCCACAAAGCTGCATAA